One window of Marinobacterium aestuarii genomic DNA carries:
- the wecB gene encoding non-hydrolyzing UDP-N-acetylglucosamine 2-epimerase, whose protein sequence is MKDPIKILLVFGTRPEAIKMAPVVQSLQADARFEARVCVTAQHRQMLDQVLTLFQIIPDYDLNIMQPGQNLTEVTCAVLSGLGPVLQAFEPARVLVHGDTTTTLATALAAYYRQIPVGHVEAGLRTGDLYSPWPEEANRKLTGALTDLHFAPTEMAQANLLREGVAETRIRVTGNTVIDALLAVQAKLKRDPQLRTQMLQQFPFLNPIESQGHGDPGGKKIILVTGHRRESFGSGFERICSALGELASRDDVEIVYPVHLNPLVREPVYRLLSGKKNVHLIEPLEYLPFVFLMSRAHIILTDSGGVQEEAPSLGKPVLVMRDTTERPEAVSAGTVRLVGTDIDRIMTETCTLLDDEHAYRAMCFAHNPYGDGRASERICQMIVDAHGHTLNSAF, encoded by the coding sequence ATAAAAGATCCGATCAAGATACTGCTGGTGTTTGGTACCCGCCCTGAAGCGATCAAGATGGCGCCGGTGGTACAGTCACTGCAAGCGGATGCGCGGTTTGAGGCCCGGGTTTGCGTTACCGCCCAGCACCGGCAGATGCTGGATCAGGTCCTGACGCTGTTCCAGATCATTCCCGATTACGACCTGAATATCATGCAGCCAGGGCAGAACCTGACCGAAGTGACCTGCGCCGTGCTGAGTGGCTTAGGCCCCGTATTGCAGGCCTTTGAGCCGGCCCGGGTCCTGGTGCACGGTGATACGACCACGACCTTGGCCACTGCGCTGGCCGCCTACTATCGACAGATTCCCGTCGGGCATGTCGAAGCCGGGCTGCGGACCGGCGACCTCTACTCTCCCTGGCCGGAAGAGGCGAATCGCAAGCTGACCGGTGCCCTCACCGACCTGCATTTCGCGCCCACCGAAATGGCCCAGGCCAATCTGCTGCGAGAAGGCGTTGCAGAAACCCGTATCCGGGTCACCGGTAATACCGTGATAGACGCGCTGCTTGCTGTTCAGGCAAAACTCAAGCGAGATCCGCAGTTACGGACGCAGATGCTGCAGCAATTCCCCTTTCTGAACCCGATTGAGAGCCAGGGTCATGGAGATCCTGGCGGTAAAAAAATCATCCTGGTGACCGGCCATCGCCGGGAAAGCTTTGGTAGTGGATTTGAAAGAATCTGTAGTGCGCTGGGCGAGCTGGCGAGCCGCGATGATGTCGAGATTGTCTATCCTGTACATCTGAACCCCCTGGTTCGAGAGCCGGTTTATCGCCTCCTGAGCGGCAAAAAGAATGTTCATCTGATCGAGCCCCTCGAGTACCTGCCCTTCGTTTTCCTGATGAGCCGGGCCCACATCATTCTGACCGACTCCGGCGGGGTTCAGGAGGAAGCACCATCACTGGGCAAGCCGGTGCTGGTGATGCGTGACACGACCGAAAGACCGGAAGCCGTCAGCGCCGGGACGGTCAGGCTGGTCGGTACCGACATTGACCGGATTATGACCGAAACCTGCACGCTGCTCGATGATGAGCACGCCTACCGGGCAATGTGTTTCGCCCATAACCCCTACGGGGACGGGAGAGCCAGTGAACGTATTTGTCAGATGATCGTCGATGCTCACGGCCACACGCTAAACAGCGCATTTTGA
- the wecC gene encoding UDP-N-acetyl-D-mannosamine dehydrogenase has protein sequence MVMSNEADGTFNTVSVVGLGYIGLPTAAVLASRGLQVIGIDVSEHAIATINAGKIHIVEPDLDIVVRSVVSTGNLKATLIPQAAEAFIIAVPTPFTDDHQPDLSFIKAAAETIAPVLQPGNLVILESTSPVGTTEQLAGWLAHCREDLSFPQQQGEKADINIAYCPERVLPGNVLQELVANDRIIGGMTPRCAARAAGLYQIFVRGECLLTHTRTAEMAKLTENAYRDVNIGFANELSIICDRFKINVWELIRLSNRHPRVNILNPGPGVGGHCIAVDPWFIVSAAPEEARLIRMAREVNDGKPNYVINKALKAANQFKQPVIGCFGLSFKPDIDDLRESPALSITLALVDAKVAEILVVEPNVDQLPDVLSRRDVEKVHHNEALERANIILLLVAHKEFNGLSSDFLNEKVVIDVAGVLSH, from the coding sequence ATGGTGATGAGCAACGAAGCAGACGGGACATTTAACACCGTATCTGTGGTGGGGCTGGGCTATATAGGCCTGCCGACGGCGGCCGTTCTGGCGTCGCGAGGGCTCCAGGTGATCGGCATAGACGTTTCCGAGCATGCCATAGCGACCATCAACGCCGGTAAAATCCACATTGTCGAGCCGGATCTGGATATCGTTGTCCGTAGCGTGGTCTCGACCGGTAATCTCAAGGCCACGCTGATTCCGCAAGCGGCCGAGGCATTTATCATCGCCGTACCTACCCCCTTTACAGACGATCATCAACCGGACCTCAGCTTCATCAAGGCTGCCGCCGAAACCATAGCGCCGGTTTTGCAACCCGGCAATCTGGTGATACTCGAATCGACCTCCCCGGTTGGCACCACGGAGCAGCTTGCCGGCTGGTTGGCGCACTGCCGTGAAGACCTCTCCTTTCCTCAGCAGCAGGGGGAAAAGGCCGACATCAATATTGCCTATTGTCCGGAGCGGGTTTTGCCCGGGAACGTGCTGCAGGAGCTGGTCGCGAACGATCGCATTATTGGCGGCATGACCCCTCGCTGCGCAGCACGGGCGGCGGGGCTCTATCAAATATTCGTGCGGGGGGAGTGCCTGCTCACCCATACCCGTACCGCCGAAATGGCCAAGCTGACGGAAAATGCCTACCGGGATGTGAATATCGGTTTTGCCAATGAACTGTCGATTATCTGCGACAGGTTCAAGATCAATGTCTGGGAACTGATCAGGCTCTCGAACCGTCACCCGCGGGTCAACATCCTCAATCCCGGGCCCGGGGTGGGGGGGCACTGCATTGCGGTGGATCCCTGGTTTATCGTCAGTGCGGCACCAGAGGAGGCGCGTCTTATCCGCATGGCCAGAGAGGTTAATGATGGCAAACCGAACTACGTGATCAACAAGGCACTCAAGGCCGCCAACCAGTTCAAGCAGCCAGTGATAGGCTGTTTCGGTCTTTCCTTCAAGCCCGATATCGATGATCTTCGGGAAAGCCCTGCGCTCTCGATTACCCTGGCACTGGTGGACGCAAAGGTGGCTGAAATTCTGGTTGTGGAGCCCAATGTTGATCAGCTGCCGGACGTTTTAAGCAGGCGGGACGTTGAAAAGGTCCACCATAACGAGGCACTGGAGCGCGCCAATATCATCCTGCTGCTGGTGGCGCACAAAGAGTTTAACGGCTTGTCCAGTGACTTTCTGAACGAGAAGGTAGTGATTGATGTCGCTGGGGTACTCAGTCATTGA
- the tviB gene encoding Vi polysaccharide biosynthesis UDP-N-acetylglucosamine C-6 dehydrogenase TviB — translation MNRIEDVKVAVIGLGYVGLPLAAAFAKKFDVVGFDIDAERINALKDQIDSTLEMSVEELGALPALSFSSDPEDIRGCQVYIVTVPTPIDRHKRPDLGPLQRASELLSGLIQQGDVVIYESTVYPGATEEVCVPLLEKGSGFTLNEGFFVGYSPERINPGDKDHRVADILKVTSGSTDSIAEFVDTLYKNVIAAGTYKASSIRVAEAAKAIENTQRDINIALINELAMIFKRLDIDTEEVLRAAGTKWNFLPFRPGLVGGHCIGVDPYYMTHKAQEVGYHPEMILAGRRINDAMGRYVAGELVKGMLQRGIKVTGGRVLVMGLTFKENCPDIRNTKVVDILTELETYGVRADVYDPWVDAEEAQRSYGISPLQELEAGVYDGIILAVAHEQFVDMGATRIRELGKPEHLLYDLKYVLLAGDSDMRL, via the coding sequence GTGAACAGGATTGAAGACGTGAAGGTGGCGGTAATAGGTCTGGGTTATGTGGGGTTGCCCCTGGCGGCGGCCTTTGCCAAAAAGTTCGACGTGGTGGGGTTCGATATCGATGCCGAGCGTATCAATGCGTTGAAGGATCAGATCGACAGCACGCTTGAAATGAGCGTCGAGGAACTGGGTGCCTTGCCGGCGCTGAGCTTTAGTTCGGATCCTGAGGATATCAGGGGCTGCCAAGTCTATATTGTCACTGTCCCGACGCCGATCGACCGTCACAAAAGGCCTGATCTCGGGCCGCTGCAGCGCGCCAGCGAGCTGTTAAGTGGGTTGATTCAGCAGGGCGATGTGGTGATCTATGAGTCCACGGTGTACCCGGGAGCCACCGAAGAGGTCTGCGTTCCCCTGCTAGAGAAGGGCTCCGGATTCACACTGAACGAGGGCTTTTTCGTGGGTTATAGCCCCGAGCGCATCAACCCCGGGGACAAGGACCACAGGGTCGCGGATATTCTGAAAGTGACATCCGGATCCACCGACAGCATCGCCGAGTTTGTCGATACCCTCTATAAAAATGTCATTGCGGCGGGGACCTATAAAGCGAGCAGTATTCGCGTCGCCGAGGCGGCCAAGGCGATCGAGAATACCCAGCGCGATATCAATATAGCGCTGATCAACGAGCTCGCGATGATTTTCAAGCGCCTGGATATAGACACCGAAGAGGTACTGCGGGCGGCGGGCACCAAATGGAATTTCCTGCCCTTCAGGCCCGGACTGGTCGGCGGTCACTGCATAGGGGTCGATCCCTACTATATGACCCACAAGGCTCAGGAGGTGGGATATCACCCAGAGATGATCCTGGCCGGGCGCCGCATCAACGATGCCATGGGCCGCTATGTGGCCGGCGAACTGGTGAAGGGAATGTTGCAACGGGGCATTAAGGTGACCGGTGGCCGGGTGCTGGTGATGGGGCTGACGTTCAAGGAAAATTGCCCGGATATCCGTAACACCAAAGTGGTTGATATCCTCACTGAGCTTGAGACCTACGGCGTCCGGGCGGACGTCTACGACCCCTGGGTCGATGCCGAGGAGGCGCAACGCTCCTACGGTATCAGTCCGTTGCAGGAGCTCGAGGCGGGAGTCTACGACGGAATCATCCTGGCCGTGGCCCATGAGCAGTTCGTCGACATGGGGGCCACACGGATACGCGAGCTGGGGAAACCCGAACATCTGCTCTACGATCTCAAGTATGTGCTGCTGGCGGGCGACTCGGATATGCGATTGTGA
- a CDS encoding PEP-CTERM/exosortase system-associated acyltransferase: MQEIVSNFKKYFSVRLADTQALRQEAFRIRYEVYCDELGFEDKNAFPDGLEHDAFDASSDHLLLVHNSSQAFAGTVRFAHTSVSEPGLILPLEKYCSHAFDPALFDLKAQARGTIAEASRLAVPARYRRRSGETGRPFIFDGVRADISDQARNFPYIAVGLYLAAAALFVQQNYQYVLVMMEPKLARALTRIGIQFQQAGEPIDYHGRRAPFYISPEILLSNMIAPIREMFDAIYIQLAEQQSNP, encoded by the coding sequence ATGCAAGAAATCGTGAGTAATTTCAAAAAGTATTTCAGCGTTCGGCTGGCTGATACGCAAGCGTTGCGTCAAGAAGCGTTCAGAATTCGCTATGAAGTCTATTGCGACGAGCTGGGGTTCGAGGACAAGAACGCGTTTCCCGACGGCTTGGAGCATGATGCGTTCGATGCCAGCTCTGATCATCTGCTGTTGGTGCATAACAGTAGTCAGGCTTTTGCCGGTACAGTGCGCTTCGCACATACCTCTGTATCGGAGCCCGGGCTGATACTGCCGCTGGAAAAATATTGTAGTCACGCCTTCGATCCGGCGCTCTTCGATCTTAAGGCCCAGGCGCGTGGCACCATTGCCGAAGCCTCACGGTTGGCGGTTCCCGCCCGCTACCGGCGTCGTAGCGGGGAAACGGGCAGGCCCTTTATCTTCGACGGGGTGAGGGCGGACATATCCGATCAGGCACGGAATTTCCCCTATATCGCAGTCGGACTCTACCTGGCGGCAGCGGCGCTCTTCGTGCAGCAAAACTACCAATATGTACTGGTGATGATGGAGCCCAAGCTCGCCAGGGCGCTGACCCGGATCGGCATTCAATTTCAGCAGGCAGGAGAGCCGATTGATTACCACGGCCGGAGAGCCCCTTTCTATATATCCCCGGAAATATTGCTGTCGAACATGATTGCTCCCATTCGGGAAATGTTCGATGCAATATACATCCAGCTGGCGGAGCAGCAGTCCAACCCATGA
- a CDS encoding efflux RND transporter permease subunit: protein MVFKDRLITMLVRYPYRILLVSLVLILGVGFGGSRLTVESGIDVFFSEDDPNILADRELKRAYGREDNVLFVIDTRGGDIFEASNLSSVQIITEKSWLMPHSKRVDSVTNFLYPEVDGDDIVIDRLVEEAGSLTSEDRQRIKGIALSQQALIGRILAGDGQVAAVNVTLNLPEDGQGAAIDQAVTFARALAAEVESENPAIDIHLAGWALTEQTLVEVTAHDSLTLMPALFVLVLVIIALLLRSVMASICTVVTIFLSILWGMGFAGWAGISLNSVNVSAPTIIMTLAVADCIHLLSVFLTRQRRGREKRDALRDALDHTLYPIVLTSLTTALGFLSMNFSESPPFRELGTISAVGVLGALWVTVTILPGLVLMLPFRKAGRVTTGIPLGGLANWVIRHNNRIFWSSLLLIALSVSFIPRIELNDDPTGYFSDAIPLTQAIDVVESKLSGTQSLYYSFDSGEGQGIVDPGFLADIDAFVSWLRAQPEVVNVESFTDTLKRLNQVMHGEADEWHKLPDSRELAAQYVLLFEISVPYGQDVTHQVSADKSSLKVAATLKNQQSQGLIAFEARGRRWMQDNVPGMVVRGAGQSISFANVGLRNINSMLLGSLAAIVLVSLCLVVAFRSIRFGLVSCIPNLFPAFITLGIWGAVVGEVNIAASVVFSLTLGIIVDDTTHFLVKYLEARQERNLDAEQAIRYAFTAVGSALVSTSIVLAIGFLALVQSDFSVNSTSGLLVAMTIVIAITLDLLFLPTVLIKADRWLLPKAAKTTIIGG from the coding sequence ATGGTGTTCAAGGATCGCTTGATCACAATGCTCGTCCGCTATCCCTACCGGATACTGCTGGTCAGCCTGGTGTTGATCCTGGGCGTCGGGTTTGGTGGTAGCCGCTTGACTGTCGAGTCGGGTATCGACGTCTTTTTCAGTGAGGACGACCCGAACATCCTCGCAGACCGAGAGCTAAAGCGAGCCTACGGCCGTGAGGACAACGTACTCTTCGTCATAGACACCCGCGGCGGTGACATATTTGAAGCCAGCAATCTGTCGTCTGTTCAGATAATTACCGAAAAATCGTGGCTGATGCCCCACTCGAAGCGCGTCGATTCGGTCACCAACTTTCTCTATCCCGAGGTGGACGGCGACGACATCGTTATCGACAGGCTGGTTGAAGAGGCGGGCTCGCTGACCAGTGAAGACCGCCAGCGCATTAAGGGCATTGCCTTGTCACAACAGGCGCTGATAGGGCGGATTCTGGCTGGTGACGGCCAGGTCGCTGCAGTCAATGTCACCCTGAATTTACCTGAAGATGGGCAAGGGGCCGCCATTGATCAGGCCGTGACTTTTGCAAGGGCGTTAGCGGCCGAAGTCGAAAGTGAAAATCCCGCCATTGATATTCACCTGGCCGGATGGGCCTTGACCGAGCAGACCCTTGTAGAGGTCACTGCCCACGACTCGCTCACCCTCATGCCAGCACTTTTTGTCCTGGTCTTGGTCATTATTGCCCTGTTGCTGCGATCCGTGATGGCGTCAATCTGCACGGTGGTCACAATATTTCTTAGCATCCTTTGGGGTATGGGCTTTGCCGGCTGGGCAGGTATAAGCCTAAACAGTGTCAACGTCTCTGCGCCGACGATCATCATGACTCTGGCCGTCGCGGATTGCATCCATCTGCTGAGCGTATTCTTGACGCGCCAGAGGAGAGGCCGGGAGAAAAGGGATGCGCTACGGGACGCGCTGGATCATACGCTTTATCCAATTGTGCTCACCAGCCTCACCACGGCGCTGGGCTTTCTAAGCATGAATTTCAGCGAATCGCCACCGTTTCGTGAACTCGGCACCATATCCGCTGTGGGGGTCTTGGGCGCGCTCTGGGTGACGGTAACCATTCTTCCCGGGCTGGTGCTGATGCTGCCCTTCAGAAAGGCGGGGAGAGTCACAACCGGAATACCACTGGGTGGTCTCGCCAACTGGGTGATTCGCCATAACAACCGTATTTTCTGGAGTTCGTTGTTACTCATTGCTCTTAGCGTGAGTTTTATTCCCCGAATCGAACTCAATGACGACCCCACGGGCTATTTCTCTGACGCGATTCCACTCACTCAGGCCATTGACGTCGTTGAGAGCAAGCTCTCGGGAACCCAATCGCTGTACTACTCGTTTGATAGCGGAGAGGGGCAGGGTATCGTCGATCCAGGCTTCCTTGCCGATATCGATGCCTTTGTCTCCTGGCTCAGGGCGCAACCTGAAGTGGTCAATGTGGAATCATTTACCGATACCCTGAAGCGGCTGAACCAGGTGATGCATGGCGAGGCCGACGAGTGGCACAAACTGCCAGACAGCAGGGAATTGGCGGCGCAGTATGTTCTGTTGTTTGAGATATCGGTTCCGTATGGGCAGGATGTCACGCATCAGGTGAGCGCGGACAAATCATCCCTCAAGGTGGCGGCAACGCTGAAAAACCAGCAATCACAGGGGCTGATTGCGTTTGAGGCTCGAGGCCGGCGCTGGATGCAGGATAATGTGCCGGGGATGGTCGTCCGCGGGGCGGGTCAATCCATCAGTTTTGCGAATGTCGGCCTGCGCAACATCAACAGCATGTTACTCGGATCCCTGGCGGCAATCGTGCTTGTTTCGCTCTGCCTGGTTGTTGCATTTCGCTCGATCCGGTTCGGGCTGGTCAGTTGCATACCTAACCTGTTTCCCGCCTTCATTACCCTCGGGATATGGGGGGCCGTGGTCGGTGAGGTAAACATCGCCGCCTCGGTAGTTTTCAGTCTGACCCTGGGCATCATTGTGGATGACACAACCCATTTCCTTGTGAAATATCTGGAGGCCAGGCAGGAGCGGAACCTGGATGCGGAGCAGGCGATCAGGTACGCCTTTACTGCAGTGGGCAGTGCTCTGGTATCTACCTCTATTGTCCTGGCTATCGGGTTCCTGGCACTAGTGCAGTCTGACTTTTCGGTAAACTCCACATCTGGCCTGCTGGTGGCCATGACCATCGTTATTGCCATCACCCTGGATCTGCTGTTTCTACCGACGGTCTTGATCAAGGCTGATCGCTGGCTGCTGCCCAAGGCTGCGAAAACGACTATCATCGGTGGCTAG
- a CDS encoding outer membrane lipoprotein-sorting protein, with product MSVKRISRNGFYRSLAAFIGVAILCGPAFSEEPASKESAPERGLAIALEADQRDSGFADTTVNLAMLLNLSGTEEVRREMRQLTLEVEGDGDKSIMVFDRPRDLNGTAILTFTHKVGSDDQWLYLPALKRVKRISSADKSGPFMGSEFAYEDLSSQEVEKYTYTYLRDEPVEGEPCFVVERVPVDPKSGYTRQVTWVDQSEYRLRRVDYYDRKGELLKTMTLAGYTQYLDQYWRPAKMIMKNHQNGKGTTLIFEDYRFRTGLTDSDFNRSALSRIR from the coding sequence ATGAGCGTAAAACGGATCAGTCGAAATGGCTTCTACCGATCACTAGCCGCCTTTATCGGCGTGGCCATTCTTTGTGGTCCGGCTTTTTCAGAAGAGCCAGCTTCGAAAGAGTCTGCGCCTGAGCGAGGGCTGGCCATCGCACTTGAAGCAGACCAGCGCGACAGTGGTTTCGCGGACACGACGGTCAACCTCGCCATGCTGCTGAACCTGTCCGGAACCGAGGAGGTCCGCCGGGAAATGCGGCAATTGACGCTGGAAGTCGAGGGCGACGGTGACAAGAGCATCATGGTGTTTGACAGACCACGGGATCTCAATGGCACGGCCATACTGACCTTTACTCACAAAGTCGGCAGCGATGACCAGTGGCTCTATCTGCCGGCGCTCAAGCGTGTAAAACGCATATCTTCCGCCGACAAGTCGGGGCCGTTCATGGGCAGCGAGTTTGCCTATGAGGACCTGTCCTCGCAGGAAGTCGAAAAATATACCTACACTTACCTGCGGGACGAGCCTGTGGAAGGCGAACCCTGTTTCGTGGTCGAACGCGTTCCCGTTGATCCAAAATCGGGCTACACCCGTCAGGTAACCTGGGTGGATCAGAGCGAATATCGGCTCAGACGCGTGGACTATTACGATCGCAAGGGCGAACTTCTCAAGACCATGACACTGGCAGGTTACACACAGTACCTGGACCAGTACTGGCGCCCGGCAAAAATGATCATGAAAAATCACCAGAATGGGAAGGGTACTACCCTGATATTCGAGGATTACCGGTTCCGCACCGGCCTGACGGACAGTGATTTCAACCGCAGTGCACTGTCGCGCATTCGATAA
- a CDS encoding ThiF family adenylyltransferase, with the protein MNSDFDYDLAFSRNIGWVTEAEQRLLKTRRVAIAGLGGVGGSHLLTLTRLGIGAFNLSDFDEFGVENFNRQAGASLSSVGQPKLETLVNRALDINPELDIRTFPDGVSSENLDAFLQDVDVYVDGLDFFALAMRKAVFAACDRLGIPVTTAAPLGMGTAVLNFLPGKMTFEEYFRLEGVSEEEQYLRFFVGLAPARLQSGYLVDPGAIDVFARKGPSTAMGCELCAGAAATQVLKMLLKRGKVVAAPWGLQFDAYANRLAKTWRPGGNNNPLQQLAISIGKKQLLQKSKPKQRATYTPVTAAEKVLDLARWAPSGDNTQPWRFELVDDNALVVHGSDTRDRVVYDLDGRASQMAIGALLESIEIAASTLGLRARILQRPDLPEETPTFDVTLRPDDSLEPDPLAPYLRVRSVQRRPMSTRPLTATERSRLEQSLPEGYRVRWFERPIKRWQVARLMFANAKVRLTMPEAYLVHSNIIDWGQQFSEDRIPEQAVGIDPLTGKLMHWVMQSWERVAIMNRYLAGTLAPRLQLDLVPGLRCAAHFAIVAPKAPETLEDYLQAGRAMQRLWLTSTRLGLGVQPEMTPLIFARYIRAGIPFTQTPSVERLAGACAEKFTLLLAAQTNQAVFIGRIGESPLPASRSLRLDLNALIISEKSAGKQSAGRPAE; encoded by the coding sequence ATGAACAGCGATTTTGATTACGATCTTGCATTTTCACGCAATATTGGCTGGGTAACCGAAGCGGAGCAGCGGTTGCTGAAAACCAGGCGCGTGGCGATCGCAGGCCTGGGCGGTGTGGGGGGCAGTCACCTGTTAACTTTGACCCGTCTGGGCATCGGTGCCTTCAATCTCTCGGATTTCGATGAGTTTGGTGTCGAAAACTTTAATCGCCAGGCGGGTGCCAGCCTCTCGTCTGTCGGTCAACCCAAGCTCGAAACCCTGGTCAACAGAGCCCTGGATATCAATCCGGAGCTGGATATCCGCACTTTTCCTGACGGCGTTTCCAGCGAGAACCTGGATGCGTTTTTGCAAGACGTCGATGTGTATGTGGACGGACTGGATTTCTTTGCATTAGCGATGCGCAAGGCCGTATTTGCCGCCTGCGACCGCCTGGGGATTCCGGTAACAACAGCCGCGCCTTTGGGCATGGGTACCGCCGTGCTGAATTTCCTGCCGGGGAAAATGACCTTCGAGGAATATTTTCGCCTGGAAGGGGTTTCGGAAGAGGAGCAGTATTTGCGCTTTTTTGTCGGGTTGGCGCCTGCCCGGCTCCAAAGTGGTTACCTGGTGGATCCGGGGGCTATCGATGTCTTCGCCAGAAAGGGGCCGTCCACGGCAATGGGATGTGAGCTCTGCGCAGGCGCGGCGGCTACCCAGGTATTAAAAATGTTGTTAAAGCGGGGCAAGGTGGTGGCCGCTCCCTGGGGGTTGCAGTTTGATGCCTATGCCAACCGGTTGGCCAAGACCTGGCGGCCCGGCGGCAATAACAACCCCCTGCAGCAGCTGGCCATCAGTATTGGCAAGAAACAGTTGCTGCAAAAGTCAAAACCGAAACAACGGGCCACCTATACGCCGGTAACGGCGGCCGAGAAAGTGCTGGATCTGGCGCGCTGGGCGCCGAGCGGCGACAACACCCAGCCATGGCGGTTTGAGCTGGTGGATGACAATGCGCTGGTGGTGCACGGCTCAGATACAAGGGATAGGGTGGTTTACGACCTCGATGGTCGCGCCAGTCAGATGGCGATCGGTGCTCTTCTGGAATCGATAGAGATCGCCGCTTCAACCCTTGGCTTGAGGGCCAGGATCTTGCAACGCCCTGATCTGCCGGAGGAGACTCCCACCTTTGATGTCACCTTGCGCCCGGATGATAGTCTGGAACCTGATCCCCTGGCCCCCTATTTAAGGGTGCGTTCGGTGCAGCGCCGACCGATGAGCACCCGACCCTTGACCGCTACCGAGCGGTCTCGGCTGGAGCAAAGCCTGCCCGAGGGATATCGGGTGCGCTGGTTTGAGCGTCCGATAAAGCGCTGGCAGGTGGCTCGGCTGATGTTCGCCAACGCCAAGGTGCGGCTCACCATGCCCGAGGCTTATCTGGTGCATAGCAATATTATCGATTGGGGGCAGCAATTCAGCGAAGACAGAATCCCCGAGCAGGCGGTCGGGATCGATCCTCTGACCGGAAAGTTGATGCACTGGGTGATGCAAAGCTGGGAGCGGGTCGCCATTATGAACCGTTACCTGGCGGGTACTTTGGCGCCACGACTGCAGCTGGATCTGGTTCCCGGGTTGCGCTGCGCCGCCCACTTTGCCATCGTAGCACCCAAGGCGCCCGAAACCCTGGAGGACTATCTGCAGGCGGGCCGCGCGATGCAGCGGCTGTGGCTGACGTCTACCCGGCTGGGGCTGGGGGTGCAACCGGAGATGACGCCGCTGATTTTCGCCCGCTATATTCGTGCCGGCATCCCCTTTACCCAAACCCCGTCAGTGGAGCGTCTGGCCGGCGCCTGCGCTGAAAAATTCACGCTATTGTTAGCAGCACAGACGAACCAGGCTGTGTTTATCGGGCGCATAGGTGAAAGCCCGCTGCCGGCCTCCCGTTCCCTGAGGCTGGATCTGAATGCATTGATTATCTCGGAAAAATCAGCCGGTAAACAATCAGCAGGCAGGCCGGCAGAATGA
- a CDS encoding glycosyltransferase: MHKRRVLFFAEAVTLAHVARPMVLARVLEDAGYDVHFACHPRYRELFHALQRSWRPVQSISSRAFLEALAKGQPLYDSDTLQAYITEDLEVIKEVSPDLIIGDFRLSLSVSARLAAIPYMTITNAYWSPYARPDYRVPELPITRFFGAGVAGALFKLARPLAFALHTRPLNRVRKHYGLPSLGLDLRRTYTDADQTLYADLPELVPTFERPATHRYIGPINWSPSVALPPWWDELPTDKPIIYLTLGSSGQSELLPRVLQALAQLPVTVIVATAGLIQLERTPQNAWVADFLPGEQAASRASLVICNGGSPTTLQALAVGVPVIGIASNLDQYLNMSYLEQAGVGTLMRAGQTTTSRLQQVVETMMGNNRYRDCAMAVMGQVAAYGPERNFADLVARELARV; this comes from the coding sequence ATGCACAAAAGACGTGTGCTGTTTTTCGCCGAAGCGGTCACCCTGGCGCATGTTGCAAGACCGATGGTCCTGGCCCGTGTTCTGGAGGATGCAGGTTATGACGTTCACTTTGCCTGTCATCCTCGATACCGGGAACTGTTCCATGCGCTTCAAAGGTCCTGGCGGCCCGTTCAGTCCATCTCCAGCCGGGCATTTCTGGAGGCCTTGGCCAAGGGGCAGCCTCTCTATGACAGTGATACACTCCAGGCGTATATAACAGAAGATCTTGAGGTGATTAAAGAGGTCTCCCCGGATCTTATAATCGGGGACTTCCGCCTGTCTCTGTCGGTGAGCGCGCGCCTTGCGGCTATCCCCTATATGACGATCACCAATGCCTACTGGAGCCCGTACGCCAGGCCAGATTACCGGGTGCCTGAGTTGCCGATCACACGATTCTTTGGCGCCGGGGTGGCAGGAGCATTATTTAAGCTGGCGCGCCCCCTGGCCTTTGCGCTGCATACCCGGCCGCTGAACCGGGTCAGGAAACACTACGGGCTACCGTCTCTGGGTCTGGATCTCAGGCGCACCTATACCGACGCTGACCAGACGCTTTATGCCGATCTCCCCGAGCTCGTACCCACGTTTGAACGTCCTGCGACACACCGGTATATAGGCCCAATCAATTGGTCACCCAGTGTGGCGCTACCGCCATGGTGGGATGAACTGCCCACCGACAAGCCGATTATCTATCTCACCCTGGGCAGCTCCGGACAGAGCGAACTGTTGCCCAGGGTTCTGCAAGCGTTAGCGCAGTTGCCTGTGACCGTTATTGTTGCGACTGCAGGCCTGATTCAGTTAGAGCGCACACCGCAGAATGCCTGGGTTGCCGACTTTTTGCCCGGTGAGCAGGCGGCATCACGTGCCAGCCTGGTGATCTGTAATGGCGGTAGCCCCACCACCCTGCAAGCGCTGGCCGTTGGCGTACCGGTCATCGGTATCGCCAGTAATCTGGATCAGTACCTGAATATGTCCTATCTGGAACAGGCCGGGGTCGGCACCCTGATGCGTGCAGGCCAAACCACCACTTCCCGGCTCCAGCAGGTGGTCGAGACGATGATGGGGAATAACCGTTATCGAGATTGTGCCATGGCGGTAATGGGACAGGTTGCGGCCTATGGGCCAGAAAGAAACTTTGCAGACCTGGTTGCACGGGAGCTCGCCAGGGTCTGA